One genomic window of Leopardus geoffroyi isolate Oge1 chromosome C3, O.geoffroyi_Oge1_pat1.0, whole genome shotgun sequence includes the following:
- the ZNF696 gene encoding zinc finger protein 696, whose protein sequence is MSLQDSYNRFKGLLQIAVTSRVPAAPVLGAQPRNDNDRQSRAHLLATHVGRRGFQPQRLGACLLVESSRDYPGQGSVWPRLQNDLGGIEGKRSTPQKESPHCKPLARETRSKRGVSAAGRRAAIAKPPRRGRSRPLSGERAPRASLGRPSAPAAPPPLSTRTRLGGSFVRPAAASATVWPHPGPAAGEGGRARSASRLREAGGAGEVPRTPPRAEPGSCARSPRGEQPGREVPPRGLERHREPPAPRPPGQPSAQSSRGLERHRKCPRRGAGDGGASGGRRGCRQVYPLLAFPQGTARRAPRSGLQHTNETATLMDTHTASLAPAAGGHAASVAERGAPSTVPAPKQEASEEGGCRGESGPGPARGPARAPRLPDGRGDEEAGGSPGPPAVSEKAGGGAGRDSSGVAATDAGSAAGGRGPRKGRPYQCGACDRSFQCHSDAAKHRSIHSGAKPFACSDCGKAFIHSSHVVRHQRTHHGERPYVCEECGRAFGQSFNLVRHRRTHTGEKPFGCAECGKAFGQRSDAAKHRRTHTGERPYACGECGKAFVHSSNVARHRRTHRGDSPYVCRECGQAFGQSSNLLQHRRVHTGERPFRCPECGRAFSRSSFLSEHRRIHTGEKPYACGECGRAFRALSGFFRHRRVHSGEKPFRCGECGRAFRLSSHLIQHRRVHGAE, encoded by the exons TGACCAGCCGTGTTCCAGCAGCGCCCGTGCTGGGGGCCCAGCCCCGGAATGACAACGACCGACAGAGCAGAGCCCACCTACTAGCAACGCACGTGGGCCGCCGTGGTTTCCAGCCACAGAGACTGGGTGCCTGTCTGCTGGTAGAAAGTAGCCGGGATTATCCCGGCCAA GGCTCCGTGTGGCCTCGGCTCCAGAATGATCTAGGGGGGATCGAAGGGAAGAGGAGCACTCCCCAGAAGGAAAG CCCCCACTGCAAGCCGCTGGCGAGGGAGACCCGGAGCAAGAGGGGGGTCTCCGCAGCCGGGAGGAGGGCCGCGATCGCGAAGCCGCCCCGCCGCGGGCGCTCCCGGCCCCTCTCCGGGGAGCGGGCCCCCCGGGCCTCCCTCGGACGGCCCTCTGCCCCCGCGGCGCCGCCACCGCTCTCCACCCGCACGCGCCTCGGCGGCTCGTTCGTTCGCCCCGCGGCCGCCTCGGCCACCGTCTGGCCTCACCCGGGCCCGGCTGCGGGCGAGGGAGGCAGGGCTCGCAGTGCGTCGCGGCTCCGGgaggcgggcggggcgggcgagGTCCCCCGGACACCGCCGCGAGCGGAGCCAGGGTCCTGCGCGCGGAGCCCACGCGGGGAGCAGCCGGGGCGCGAAGTCCCCCCCCGCGGCCTAGAGCGTCACCGAGAGCCGCCCGCGCCGCGGCCCCCCGGGCAGCCGAGCGCACAGTCCTCCCGCGGCCTAGAGCGTCACCGGAAGTGCCCGCGCCGCGGCGCTGGGGACGGCGGCGCTTCCGGCGGACGGCGGGGCTGCAG GCAGGTGTACCCGCTGCTGGCGTTCCCACAAGGCACAGCGAGGCGCGCCCCCAGGTCTGGTCTCCAGCACACCAATGAGACGGCCACCCtgatggacacacacacag CGTCCCTGGCGCCGGCGGCCGGCGGCCATGCCGCTTCAGTGGCGGAGCGGGGGGCTCCGAGCACAGTGCCAGCGCCGAAGCAGGAGGCTTCCGAAGAAGGGGGGTGCCGCGGGGAGAGCGGTCCGGGGCCGGCCCGGGGGCCTGCGCGGGCGCCGCGGCTTCCGGACGGTCGTGGGGACGAGGAGGCCGGAGGCTCCCCCGGGCCACCAGCCGTCTCCGAGAAAGCCGGAGGGGGGGCCGGCCGGGACAGCAGCGGGGTCGCCGCCACCGACGCAGGCTCCGCGGCGGGGGGGAGAGGCCCCCGGAAAGGGCGGCCTTACCAGTGCGGCGCGTGCGACCGCAGCTTCCAGTGCCACTCGGACGCGGCGAAGCACCGGAGCATTCACTCCGGGGCGAAGCCGTTCGCCTGCAGCGACTGCGGGAAGGCCTTCATCCACAGCTCGCACGTGGTCCGCCACCAGCGCACGCACCACGGCGAGCGGCCCTACGTGTGCGAGGAGTGCGGCCGCGCCTTCGGCCAGAGCTTCAACCTGGTGCGCCACCGGCGCACGCACACGGGGGAGAAGCCGTTCGGCTGCGCCGAGTGCGGCAAGGCCTTCGGCCAGAGGTCGGACGCCGCCAAGCACCGGAGGACGCACACGGGCGAGCGGCCGTACGCCTGCGGCGAGTGCGGGAAGGCCTTCGTCCACAGCTCCAACGTGGCCCGCCACCGGCGCACGCACCGCGGGGACAGCCCCTACGTGTGCAGGGAGTGCGGCCAGGCCTTCGGCCAGAGCTCCAACCTGCTGCAGCACCGGCGCGTGCACACGGGCGAGAGGCCCTTCCGCTGCCCCGAGTGCGGCCGCGCCTTCAGCCGCAGCTCCTTCCTCAGCGAGCACCGACGCATCCACACCGGCGAGAAGCCGTACGCCTGCGGCGAGTGCGGCCGCGCCTTTAGGGCCCTGTCCGGCTTCTTCCGGCACCGGCGGGTGCACAGCGGCGAGAAGCCCTTCCGCTGCGGCGAGTGCGGCCGCGCCTTCCGCCTGAGCTCGCACCTGATCCAGCACCGGCGCGTGCACGGCGCCGAGTga